One stretch of Niallia sp. XMNu-256 DNA includes these proteins:
- a CDS encoding 3-oxoacid CoA-transferase subunit B, giving the protein MNTPQLTAKQLIAARVAKEMKDGDVVNLGIGLPTMVPNYLPGDVSVILQSENGYVGLGPVTEIDLDLVNAGGQPAGILPGGAFFDSAFSFELIRGGHVDVTVLGGLEVDRHGNIANWMVPGKMVPGMGGAMDLVTGAKKVIVAMEHCTKKGGSKILEHCTLPLTGKGVVDLIVTELAVFSVKEGGLVLEEIQDGVTLEEVKEKTEATFMVSPNLI; this is encoded by the coding sequence ATGAATACTCCACAACTGACAGCAAAGCAACTCATTGCTGCTCGAGTGGCTAAAGAAATGAAAGATGGAGATGTTGTGAATCTGGGAATTGGATTGCCAACCATGGTTCCTAATTATTTGCCAGGAGATGTGAGTGTCATTCTTCAATCTGAAAATGGTTATGTCGGTTTGGGGCCTGTTACCGAGATCGATCTGGATTTAGTTAATGCCGGTGGTCAACCTGCAGGGATCTTACCTGGTGGTGCGTTCTTTGACAGTGCCTTTTCCTTTGAATTAATTCGCGGTGGTCATGTGGATGTAACTGTACTAGGTGGACTTGAGGTTGATAGGCATGGAAACATTGCCAACTGGATGGTTCCAGGCAAGATGGTTCCTGGAATGGGCGGTGCCATGGACTTAGTAACAGGTGCCAAAAAGGTAATTGTAGCGATGGAACATTGTACGAAAAAAGGGGGATCGAAAATTTTAGAACACTGCACATTACCTTTAACAGGGAAAGGGGTTGTGGATTTAATTGTTACAGAGTTAGCTGTTTTCTCCGTAAAAGAAGGAGGTCTAGTTCTTGAGGAGATTCAAGATGGGGTGACTTTAGAAGAGGTAAAGGAAAAAACTGAGGCTACCTTTATGGTTAGCCCAAATCTGATATAA